In Spiroplasma floricola 23-6, the DNA window GAAGCAACTGCAAATAAAGTAAAAATTAAAATAGTTAAAAATAAAGTTTCTCCACCTTTTAAAACTTGTCAAATAACAATTGCTTATAATAAAGGTGTAGAAAAAGATATTGAAGTTATTGAAATGGCAACAATTTATAATGTTTTAACAAAAGCAGGAGTTTGATATTCTTATGGTGAAGAAAAAATAGGGCAGGGAAAAGAAGCTGTAAGAGAATGATTTACTAATAATCCTGATAAATATGAGGAAATTCAAAATAAATTAAAAGATTGTATAGAATAATAAAAAAATCGAAATTAGTTTCGATTTTTTTATTATTTAAACTTCTACTCGATCATTTCTACCAATTGTTTCTTCATCTGTAACACTTGGTTTTAAAACTTCATTTTTTTGCATTTTCTTATACCATTTAAATTGTCCTTCAAATGGATATAATTCTCTAACTTTTAAAATAACTTCGGGATAATAATTTTCCTGCATTTTATTTCAATTGTAGCCTTTTTTATTTTGTTTTTTAAATTGCTCTGCTTCTGTTTTCATGTTTAATTCTTCAAAAGCTCTTAAAACTTGTTTTCCTTTAAATGAACCAAATCTAATTTCTTTGTTTCTTTGAGTACTCAAGAATAAACCTAAACTAAACATAAATACTCCAAATATTGCTAAAATTCCAGCCTGTTTTAATAGATACAATGTATCTGAACTGTTAAATCCGTTTTCTCCAATTCCAAATATAATTGAGCCTATACCTTGAATTGAGAATCTATACTCTGATAAGAAACTTATTCCATAGAAAAAGTCAAATTGCATGAAACTTGGAAATGTCCCAGAACCTGCAGCAATATTTATAACTAGATAAATAATAACTAAAAATTTAGAAACCATTTCATCTGTGAATGCAAATCACAGAGCTTGAATTGTAACAGCAAATATTAACTCTATATAGAGTAATCATAATCATAGTGAGAATAAGGCAGCAGAACCAATTGCTGAATATCCAGTTAAAGATAAAACAGCAATAAGTAAACTAACTTGAATTATACCTGTTGTGTACATTAACATCGTCTTTGTAATAAATCATTTTTTGGCCGATAAGTTGTGATTTCGTTTTCCTCTATCATAGATAAAAGTTTGCATAAATGTTCCAACAAATAAACCTATACATATGAAAAATTCTCCAAGACCAATTCCATATATTCCATTTCTAGCACCTTGTTGGTCAAAATTAATCATATTTAGTTCTTCTTTTGAATTGCTATAAATATATTTAATAATTGCCAATATTAATTCTTCTCGTCATGTATTATCTAAGTAATTTCTTTGATCATTTTTTGTTTCTTTTATTTCATTTTTAATTGATTCAGCTGCTTTTTCATCAAATAATTTATCAATTATTTTTAAAACAATTGAAGCTCTATATTCATACATACTTTTCATATAGTAACCAAATATAAAGTTTCTTTCATAAGTTGTTCAAAGATCCATTTTTACTTTTGGAGAAGGTACTAAATCAGAATCAGATCTTAAAAAAGTTCCTATTTTATATACTAAATATTCTAATGTTCCAGTATTTAACTTTAAATCAACATAATATTTTTTTCCTTTTCATTGTTTATTAATCTCTTCTTTAGAAGAAATATAGTGAATATTTGTAAGTGACATTCCTTCTTTTATTTCATTTGAGCTAAATATATTTTTTTCATCTTCAACACCTTGTTTTTTAGCATTTAAATTTGATTTTAAAAGATCTCAAATATTTACTGGCATAATATAATTTTTAAGATCTTCACTAGGTTTTAAATAATTTCCTGTGTTTGTTCTTATTTTATTAGGTTCTCCAGATGGTTGTGCTTTTTGAATAGCTTCTTCTAAAGTAGAAGTATTGTCTGTAGTTAAAGCATCATTATTTTCATCTCTTAGAACACCAAGTTCATATTGTTTTACAATTGTTCCTGGCTTTTTATAAATTCAAACTGTATTATCTTCATTCATTATCGCAATAGGTGCTTTTCCTAGATTATCAATAGGATTTCAAAATCCTAAAATACAAGTAATAGCATAAATAATAGGTATTATTGCAATACCAAAAAATTTAATTAACCTTTTTTTTGATGAAAGAACTCTTGAAGATAACTCAATTCAATAACCTTTGAATATATCTTTCATGTTATTTACTTCTTTCTAATTTTATAAAATCTAAGTCAAGTTGTTACTAAGTTTATTTATAATAAATAGTATTTATAAATAAACCTAATTATTGTAAAATAATATTGTTGTAAATGCAACACCACGCTTTCTAGGATTGGAGAAACAATGCTAGTTACAAATTTAAAAGAAAACATATTTATTGCGTTTTTAACTATATTAATAGTATTTCTAAGTATTGCTATTGGATTTATAGTTTATTTAGTTAAATCTCGTCGACGCAAATATATTTTACAAAAAATAAAAGACGAAGCTAAAATAATTAAAATGAATATAATAGCAGAAGCAAAAGCAAAAGCGGATTTTATAAAATTAACTGCTGAAAATGAAACTAAGTATATTCAAGAAAAAATTCTTTTAGAAGAAAAAAATCTAAAATTAAAACAGGTAAAAATTGATGAAGAGTTAAGTTCTTTATCTAAAAAAGAAGAATTCATAATTGAAGATAGAATTAATCTTAATAAAAAAAGAAAAGAACTTGAAGTTGAATCAAAGAAAATCTTATTACTATTAGAAAATATTTCAAATTTAACTGAAGAGGAAGTCAAAAATGAAATATTTACTTTAATAGAAAACAAATATTTAAGTGATTTTACAAATAAAATTAAAAAACAGGAAGAAAATTTAGCTAGAAATGCTCAAAAAAAAGCTATTAAAATCTTAATAGAGGCAATGCAAAGTGTTCATATTGAAGTTACTTCAGAGAAAAATACAACTTTTTTTGAGTTAGAAAATGAGTCTTTAAAAGGAAAAATTATTGGTAAGGAAGGAAGAAATATTAAAACATTTCAATCTTATGGGGGTGTTGATATCATAATAGATGACACACCAAATAGAATAACTATTTCATCTTTTAATCCAATTAGAAGAGAAATTGCGTATTTAACATTACAAGAACTTTTGAAATCAGCAAGAATTCATCCTGCAGCAATTGAAGAACAATTAATTTTACAAGAAGAAAAATTAGAAAAACATTGTTATGATATTGGAATAAATATATTAGAAGATCTAAAAATTGATGATTTTCCATCTGAAATAGTTATAATGCTAGGTAAATTAAAATTTAGACATAGTTATGGTCAAAATGTTTTACAACATTCTATTGAAGTTGCTATTATTGCTAAAAATATTGCTAAACAATTAAATTTAGATGAAAAGATAGCGCTTAAATCAGGACTTTTACATGACATAGGGAAAGCTGTGGATTTCGAAAAAGAAGGAAGTCATGTTACATTGGGTGTAAATATACTTAGAAAGTATGATATGGATAATATAATTATTAATGCTGTAGAATCGCACCACAATGATGTAGAAAAAAATACCTATTATGCTGAAATTATAGCAATTGCTGATGCAATAAGTGCAGCAAGACCTGGAGCACGAAATAATGATTCAGAAGATTACTTTATAAGAATAAAAAATTTAGAAGATATTTGTTTAAAACAAAAAGGAGTATTAAAGGCCTATGTTTTAAAATCAGGAAGAGAAATAAGAGTAATGGTAAATCCAAATGCTGTAGATGATTACAATATGAAAAAACTATCTTTTAAAATAAAAGAAGAAATTCAAAAAATTAATAAAACTCCAGGGGATATCTATATTACAATTATTCGTGAAAAACGTGAAACTATTAAATTATAAAGCACCAAGAAAATGGTGTTTTTTGTTATAATAATTTGTGATTGGAGTGAAACAATATGGGATTTGGAGATTTTTTAGCTAATAAAATGAAAAAATCTATTGAAAAGAACTTGAAAAAAAGTACTTTAAATAGTGAAAATATAAAAGAAGTATTAAGAGAAATTAGATTAGCTCTTCTAGAAGCTGACGTTAACGTTGATGTTGCTAAAAGATTTATATCTAATGTAGAAAAAAAATCTGAAGGAGTTTTTATTGAACAAGGAGTTAGAGCAGATCAACAAATGATCAAAATAGTTCATGAAGAATTAGTTGACATTTTAGGAAAAACAAATAAGCCCTTAGAGATTGATAAAAAGCCTTCAATTATAATGATGGTTGGATTACAAGGTGCTGGTAAAACTACAACAGTAGGAAAACTATCTCATTTAATTACTAAAAAAAATAAAAAGAAAACTTTAATGGTTGGTTTAGATATTTACAGACCAGGAGCTATTGATCAATTAGTTGAATTGGGTCAAAAAAATAATTTAGATGTTTTTGAACAAGGAAAACAAGATCCAATTAAAACTGCAAAACAAGCAATTGATTATGGTCAAAAAAATGGTTATGAAGTAATAATTTTAGATACTGCTGGTCGTTTACAAATAGATAAAGAATTAATGAAAGAACTAAACAATATTAGAAAAGCTGTTTCTCCTCAAGAAATAATTCTTACAGTTGATGGTATGACAGGACAAGATATAATAAATGTTTCACAAGAATTTAATGATTTATTAAAATTAACTGGAGTAATTGTTACAAAACTTGATGGTGATGCTCGTGGGGGAGCAACTCTTTCAATTACAGATATAACAAAATTACCAATTAAATTTATTGGTGAAGGTGAGGGTATTTCTGCTCTTGCTGAATTTCATCCAAAAAGAATGGCAGATAGAATTCTTGGAATGGGTGATGTTGAGAGTCTATTTGAAAAAGCAGCAGATGTTATTGATCAAAGAACAATGGAAAAAACCATGAAAAGAATGTTTGCTGGTCAATTTGATTTAGAAGATTTAAAAAATCAAATGGAACAAGTTGCAAAAATGGGAAATCTTGGTGGAATAATGAAAATGATGCCAGGATTAAATGGAAAAGTAAGTGAAAATCAAATTAATCAAGCGCAACAAAAACTTTGAGTTGCAAATATTTTAATGAGTTCTATGACTTTAAAAGAAAGAAGAGAACCTAGACTTTTAAAAGCTATAACTAGAAAACAAAGAATTTTGAAAGGTTCAGGTAGAAGTGAAAAAGAATTTAATGAATTATTAAATCAATTTGATAAAGGAAAAAAACAAGTTCTTGAAATGTCAAAAGCATTAAAATCAGGAAAAATACCTAATATGGGTGGTTTAAAATTTTAAACTAGATATTATTCTAGTTTTTTTTATTTTTAAATATATAATTTTGATAAAGGACAATTGAAAAAATGAAAAAGAAATTAGTTGTAATAACAGGAGCATCAAGCGGAATAGGAAAAGAATTAGCTAAATTATTTATTAAAGATGGATATCCAGTTTTACTTTTAGCTAGAAGAGTAGAATTACTTAAAGAATTTGAATCAAAAAATGTAATTATTGCAAAAGTTGATGTTACAAATTTTGATCAATTTGAAAAAGCAGTTAGAAAAGCAGAAGATAAATTTGGATTAACAGATTTAATAATAAATAATGCTGGAGTTATGTATTTAGATAAAATCTACAACCTAGATTTAAAAATGCAAAATGAAATGTTTGATATAAATGTAAAAGGTGTGCTAAACGGAATGAACATTGTTATAAATGATATGAAAAATAGAAATGCAGGAACGATAATAAATGTTGGAAGTGTAGCAGGAAGATGAACAGGTGATGATAGAGCAATTTATAATGGTAGTAAATTTGCAATTAGAGCTATAACAGAACAAAGTAGAAAAGAGATGGCGAAATTTAATGTAAGAGTTCTTACAATTGAACCTGCATTAGTTGATACAAATCTTTCAACAGGAACTAGTAATTCAGAGGTAATTAAAAGTTATCAAGATTGAAAACAAAGTTTAGATAAAGGACTTGAAAGTTCACAAGTTGCTGAAGTTATTCTCTATATGTATAAAATGCCTCAAGAAATTTCTTTAAAAGAAATAGTAATTAGTAGTACAAAACAATCAATATAATAGTTTTGAATTTTAATATAAAAAAATGGATTTTCTTAAAAATCCATTTTTTTTGTTTCAATTTTTTTAATCTCTTTTTCTTGTTCAGAAATAGCTTGTAATTTTCTATTTGCCTCTTCAATAGTTTTTCTAGTAACTTCTTTTTCAATTCTTCTTTTTTCTGCTTCTTTAATTCTTTTTCAACATCCTTCTTTCATTGCATCTGACATTAGCAATATAGATAGGATAGAAATATCAAATATTTGTCCAATAACTTTTTCAACATGTTTTCTTTCTTTAGTAGATAAACTTTCAGATTTATATTTTTGTAATGTATTAATTTCTTTAAAATATCAATCAGTGAACTCTTTACCAAATCTTTCATAAATCACAGCACTACCTTCATTTACAAAGTAAGATATATTTTTAAATAAACTTAATCTTACTTCTGCATCTTTATATGATGTTGATCTGAATTGCTCAATAACATTATTTAACTTATCATCATGATATTGATTTCCTATATCTTCAACTATAACTCTTGTGGGTTGACTTACTAATTTTCAAAGCGGTTTTTTATTTGCAGATTCTGATTCCACAAATTTATAATTCATAGCCTTTGTATATTTTTTAATACGTAAAGGCAAGATATACATATCATATGAGATATATTCTGAATATCTTCACTTTCTTGCAACTATTTCTGAAATTATGTTATATACCATTTCTAAAATAGTTAAGTTTAATGTTCTTTCATTTAATTTAAATTCCAGTTTATTCATTCTTAATAATTGATAGTACTCATAACCGTAATGTTCAAGTGAAATCATATTAAAGTAAGTTTGAACTGTTGAATTATTCAAAATTGCAGAATATGAAAATTGAATATCGGGAACAAGAGCATCAACTATATTTTCAAATTGTGGTCTATAATCTAAAATAGATTGAAATTGTTTTTTTTCTGCCATAAAATCTTCTCCAAAATCTCATTTATATTTTATCATAAAATTATTTAAATAAATATTGTAAAGTATATAATAAGAGTGGCCTTAGGAGAAAAAATGAAGATAAAATTAATTTGTTTTAATAAAATAAATAAAGAATTTAAAGAACCTTATGAATTCTATATTAATAAAATACAAAAACACTGTGATTTAGAAATAATAGAAATTAATGAGTTTGATCATGGAGATATAAAATCTAATATGATTAAAAATGAACAAAATATACACTTAAGGCTTAAAGAACTAAAAAATTTTGAAATATTTTTATTAGATATTAATGCAAAACAATATAGTTCAAAGCAAATAGCTAAACTTTTAGAGGAAAATAAAAACTATAAAGGGGGCAATATTTGTTTGATAATCGGTCCAAGTGATGGATTTAGTAAAGAATTTAGAAATTTGTATCAAAATAAAATAAGTTTTGGTTTAATAACATTACCTTACAATTTAGTGAGAATAGTTTTGCTAGAACAAATTTATAGAGGTTTTAAAATATCAAAAAATCAAAAATATCATAAATAGATTATTTATTTTTTTTAAAAAAATAGACTTTTTTAGATTAATATATAAAATGATATTGTCACTAAGGAGGCAATCCTATGTTTAACGAAAAATCAACTTTTAATTGATTTCCAGGTCATATGAATAAGAGCATTAAAGAGATTGAAGAGAAAATCTCAATAGTTGACTTAGTTATGGAAATCGTAGATGCAAGAGCACCATTTTCTACACAAAATCCTTTGCTTAGAAAAATTCTAAATAAAAGGCCTAGATTAATTATTATGACAAAGTTTGATTTGTCAGATAATGAAATTACAAATCAATGAGCCGAATATTTTAAAAATTCTGGGCATAAAACATATATTGTAAAAGACAAACAAGCAAATATTTATAATGATGTATTAAAACTTATCAATGAGATGACAAGAGAAACTCAATTAAAACAAAAAAGTAGGGGTGTAGAAAACCCTCAATTAAACGTTCTTGTTGTAGGAATACCAAATGTTGGTAAATCAACAGTAATCTCAAAACTTTCAAAGGGAAAAAGTTTAAAAATAGGTAACAAACCTGGAGTAACTAGAGGTATGCAAAGAATTACTATGAATGATAATGTAACTTTAATTGATACTCCTGGAATTCTTCCAGCAAAATTTGAAAATGAAACTGTTGCTTGTAATTGTGCAGCAACAAATTCAATTCGCTTAGATATAGTTCCAAAAGAAAGAATGGCAACAAAATTAATGAGATATATTTATAACTCATATCCTTCATTAATTGAAAATACTTACAAAATCAATAAAAATGTATTAAGGCCAATAAATTATGATGACACATTTACTATTTTTGAAGAAATAGCTAAAAGAAGCAAATTTATAATTTTAGATGAAATACCAGATGTTGAAAGAGTTATTGAATTGTTTATTCATGATATTATCAACAATAATCTGGGAAAAATTTCTTTTGAAAAACCAATAGAAATAAAAGAAATATCAAAACAAGCAATTGATGAAAATGATCTGGATTCAACAGTAGTTAGTGATTTAACAGTAGAATGATAGAAAACATTAGATATTTATTTGATCAAAATATACGAGAGCAATACAAAGTTAGGTTAATAGCAGGAAGTGATGAAGTGGGAAGAGGTGCTATGGCAGGACCAATTGTTGTTGCGTCAGCTATTTTAAAACCAGATTATAATAATTCAAAAATAAAGGATTCAAAATTGCTAAATGAAAAACAAAGAGAAGAACTGTATGAGGAAATAAAAGAAAATTGCATCGCATATAGTATTTGTGAATATGATTCAAAATTTGTTGAT includes these proteins:
- the ylqF gene encoding ribosome biogenesis GTPase YlqF, giving the protein MFNEKSTFNWFPGHMNKSIKEIEEKISIVDLVMEIVDARAPFSTQNPLLRKILNKRPRLIIMTKFDLSDNEITNQWAEYFKNSGHKTYIVKDKQANIYNDVLKLINEMTRETQLKQKSRGVENPQLNVLVVGIPNVGKSTVISKLSKGKSLKIGNKPGVTRGMQRITMNDNVTLIDTPGILPAKFENETVACNCAATNSIRLDIVPKERMATKLMRYIYNSYPSLIENTYKINKNVLRPINYDDTFTIFEEIAKRSKFIILDEIPDVERVIELFIHDIINNNLGKISFEKPIEIKEISKQAIDENDLDSTVVSDLTVEW
- the rny gene encoding ribonuclease Y, with the translated sequence MLVTNLKENIFIAFLTILIVFLSIAIGFIVYLVKSRRRKYILQKIKDEAKIIKMNIIAEAKAKADFIKLTAENETKYIQEKILLEEKNLKLKQVKIDEELSSLSKKEEFIIEDRINLNKKRKELEVESKKILLLLENISNLTEEEVKNEIFTLIENKYLSDFTNKIKKQEENLARNAQKKAIKILIEAMQSVHIEVTSEKNTTFFELENESLKGKIIGKEGRNIKTFQSYGGVDIIIDDTPNRITISSFNPIRREIAYLTLQELLKSARIHPAAIEEQLILQEEKLEKHCYDIGINILEDLKIDDFPSEIVIMLGKLKFRHSYGQNVLQHSIEVAIIAKNIAKQLNLDEKIALKSGLLHDIGKAVDFEKEGSHVTLGVNILRKYDMDNIIINAVESHHNDVEKNTYYAEIIAIADAISAARPGARNNDSEDYFIRIKNLEDICLKQKGVLKAYVLKSGREIRVMVNPNAVDDYNMKKLSFKIKEEIQKINKTPGDIYITIIREKRETIKL
- a CDS encoding SDR family oxidoreductase; its protein translation is MKKKLVVITGASSGIGKELAKLFIKDGYPVLLLARRVELLKEFESKNVIIAKVDVTNFDQFEKAVRKAEDKFGLTDLIINNAGVMYLDKIYNLDLKMQNEMFDINVKGVLNGMNIVINDMKNRNAGTIINVGSVAGRWTGDDRAIYNGSKFAIRAITEQSRKEMAKFNVRVLTIEPALVDTNLSTGTSNSEVIKSYQDWKQSLDKGLESSQVAEVILYMYKMPQEISLKEIVISSTKQSI
- the ffh gene encoding signal recognition particle protein, with protein sequence MGFGDFLANKMKKSIEKNLKKSTLNSENIKEVLREIRLALLEADVNVDVAKRFISNVEKKSEGVFIEQGVRADQQMIKIVHEELVDILGKTNKPLEIDKKPSIIMMVGLQGAGKTTTVGKLSHLITKKNKKKTLMVGLDIYRPGAIDQLVELGQKNNLDVFEQGKQDPIKTAKQAIDYGQKNGYEVIILDTAGRLQIDKELMKELNNIRKAVSPQEIILTVDGMTGQDIINVSQEFNDLLKLTGVIVTKLDGDARGGATLSITDITKLPIKFIGEGEGISALAEFHPKRMADRILGMGDVESLFEKAADVIDQRTMEKTMKRMFAGQFDLEDLKNQMEQVAKMGNLGGIMKMMPGLNGKVSENQINQAQQKLWVANILMSSMTLKERREPRLLKAITRKQRILKGSGRSEKEFNELLNQFDKGKKQVLEMSKALKSGKIPNMGGLKF
- a CDS encoding 23S rRNA (pseudouridine(1915)-N(3))-methyltransferase RlmH, giving the protein MKIKLICFNKINKEFKEPYEFYINKIQKHCDLEIIEINEFDHGDIKSNMIKNEQNIHLRLKELKNFEIFLLDINAKQYSSKQIAKLLEENKNYKGGNICLIIGPSDGFSKEFRNLYQNKISFGLITLPYNLVRIVLLEQIYRGFKISKNQKYHK